From the Nodularia sp. NIES-3585 genome, one window contains:
- a CDS encoding Uma2 family endonuclease produces the protein MVLQTENRYYTPEEYLALEEQAEYKNEYRNGEIIPMTGGTTNHNKIAGNFYKRFPLTIAGQDYEIYIGDVKLWIPEYRIYTYPDIMVVKGQPIYQGTGTTTITNPLLIVEVLSNSTKNYDKTDKFKYYRSLAGFQEYIMIDQYSFTVEQFAKQTENQWLFQEYKGEDAVLVMDALDFQIALSDIYQRVNFELNEE, from the coding sequence ATGGTTTTACAAACAGAAAATCGCTATTACACTCCCGAAGAATATTTGGCATTAGAAGAGCAAGCTGAGTATAAAAATGAATATCGAAATGGAGAAATTATCCCGATGACAGGCGGAACAACTAACCATAATAAAATTGCAGGTAATTTTTATAAAAGATTTCCTTTAACAATTGCAGGTCAAGATTACGAAATCTACATTGGTGATGTGAAGTTATGGATACCTGAGTATCGGATCTATACATATCCTGACATTATGGTTGTTAAAGGTCAGCCGATATATCAAGGAACTGGCACAACAACCATTACTAACCCTTTATTAATAGTTGAGGTATTATCAAATTCCACTAAAAATTATGACAAAACAGATAAATTTAAATATTATCGTTCTCTAGCTGGATTTCAAGAATATATTATGATTGACCAGTATAGTTTTACTGTTGAACAATTTGCCAAACAGACAGAAAATCAATGGCTTTTTCAAGAGTATAAAGGAGAAGATGCAGTTTTAGTAATGGATGCTCTTGACTTTCAAATTGCCTTGAGTGATATTTATCAACGCGTCAATTTTGAATTAAATGAAGAATAA
- a CDS encoding pentapeptide repeat-containing protein, producing MTVEELLEQYAAGVINFSGVDLCEANLSGVKLSGINLSEADLSIVNLSGANLSGANLSNVKLNVARLSGANLESVILNNSSLNVANLIRADLSRAQLRGASLVRAELIRADLSRADLFEANLNSADLREATLRQANLRYANLSEADLKDCSLVGANLEMANLNAADLSNADLNGANMRDTELKQADLSHANLSGVDLSGANLRWADLKGANLCWANLSGAKLSGANLIGTNLSNANLTNASLVHTNLTQAILINTEWLGADLTSAILTGAKLFSTCRFGLKTEGITCEWIDLSPKGDRSIIQKFTESDARDFFNETAPTICIIIDAALEHEANFALAGSYYQIAQKFVGLKQPPSVEIGRRRTVLTFRVDNDQALLPTACIAILPFQDAINTQNNIYIMVEMLVKEDIFHLGTKAPDRIKELSTLIQQAISQGQIIREMKKYLELAAKLNFCKKPTQTILTNSSAKTLIVYDHPNFGKRFINSSEPDMRILPKISTEAAKFTQPDLNIVVDFVNSFRYISQ from the coding sequence ATGACTGTAGAGGAATTGTTAGAACAATACGCAGCAGGAGTCATCAACTTTAGTGGTGTTGACCTTTGTGAAGCTAACCTATCTGGTGTCAAACTTAGTGGTATAAATCTCAGCGAAGCTGACTTGAGTATAGTTAATTTAAGTGGTGCAAACCTGAGCGGCGCTAACTTGAGTAATGTCAAGCTGAATGTAGCTCGACTCAGTGGCGCAAATCTCGAAAGTGTCATCCTCAATAATTCTAGTCTAAATGTCGCTAATTTAATTCGAGCCGATTTGAGTCGCGCTCAACTGCGAGGAGCATCCCTGGTTCGGGCTGAGTTAATTCGGGCTGATCTCAGTCGTGCTGACTTGTTCGAGGCTAACTTGAACAGTGCGGATTTACGAGAAGCGACACTCCGCCAAGCTAATCTCCGTTACGCCAACTTAAGCGAAGCCGATTTAAAAGATTGTTCATTAGTGGGAGCTAACTTGGAAATGGCTAACCTTAACGCCGCTGATCTGAGTAATGCTGACCTAAATGGTGCGAATATGCGAGATACTGAACTCAAACAAGCTGATCTCAGTCATGCTAACCTCAGTGGCGTAGATTTAAGTGGTGCAAATCTCCGTTGGGCTGATTTAAAGGGAGCTAATCTTTGTTGGGCTAATTTAAGTGGCGCTAAATTGAGTGGGGCTAACTTAATTGGTACAAATTTGAGTAATGCAAATTTAACCAATGCGAGTTTAGTTCATACTAATTTAACTCAGGCAATTTTAATTAACACCGAATGGCTTGGTGCAGACTTAACCAGTGCAATTTTAACCGGGGCAAAACTTTTCTCTACTTGCCGTTTTGGTCTCAAAACTGAAGGCATAACTTGTGAATGGATTGATCTGAGTCCAAAAGGCGATCGCTCCATTATTCAAAAATTCACCGAGTCAGATGCACGAGATTTTTTCAATGAAACTGCACCCACAATCTGCATTATTATTGATGCAGCCCTAGAACACGAAGCTAATTTTGCTCTGGCTGGTTCTTATTACCAAATTGCTCAGAAATTTGTAGGACTCAAACAACCCCCCAGTGTAGAAATTGGTCGTCGCCGGACTGTTTTGACTTTCCGGGTAGACAATGACCAAGCCTTATTACCTACTGCTTGTATTGCTATTTTGCCATTTCAAGATGCTATTAATACCCAAAACAACATTTACATCATGGTGGAAATGTTGGTGAAAGAAGATATCTTTCATTTGGGGACAAAAGCACCCGATAGAATCAAAGAATTAAGTACACTAATTCAGCAAGCTATCAGTCAGGGTCAGATAATTAGAGAAATGAAAAAATATCTGGAATTAGCCGCAAAATTAAATTTCTGTAAAAAACCAACCCAGACAATATTGACCAATTCCAGCGCTAAAACTTTAATAGTCTATGATCACCCTAACTTTGGTAAACGATTTATTAATTCTTCTGAGCCAGATATGAGAATTTTACCTAAAATATCTACAGAAGCTGCTAAATTTACACAACCTGATTTAAATATAGTTGTGGATTTTGTTAACAGCTTTCGTTATATCAGTCAATAG
- a CDS encoding DUF2243 domain-containing protein: protein MEVKSENTDRPMPLIIAGIFLGLGLGGFLDGIVLHQILQWHHMLSNVLPLESVSNIDLNMVWDGWFHAFDWVMTVVGVALLWRAGGREDVPWSTNTFVGSLLMGAGLFNFVEGLIDHQILGIHHVKPGPNQLVWDLGFLLFGLFMVVVGGIMLQNKHLRPRM from the coding sequence ATGGAGGTGAAGAGTGAAAATACTGATCGCCCTATGCCCTTGATTATTGCCGGCATTTTCCTGGGACTGGGTTTAGGAGGCTTCCTTGATGGTATTGTGCTGCATCAGATTTTGCAATGGCATCATATGTTAAGCAATGTTCTTCCGCTAGAAAGTGTTTCAAATATAGATTTGAACATGGTTTGGGATGGATGGTTTCATGCCTTTGACTGGGTAATGACCGTAGTAGGAGTAGCGTTACTGTGGCGCGCTGGAGGTCGTGAAGATGTTCCTTGGTCAACAAATACCTTTGTGGGATCTTTGCTGATGGGTGCAGGTTTATTCAATTTTGTGGAAGGACTGATTGACCACCAAATTCTGGGTATTCACCATGTGAAACCAGGGCCAAATCAATTAGTTTGGGATTTGGGATTTCTCTTATTTGGCTTGTTCATGGTTGTAGTCGGGGGCATAATGCTACAAAATAAACATCTTCGACCAAGAATGTAA
- a CDS encoding DUF1517 domain-containing protein yields MRAFNKMMGRTRFVVCRLFLHLAGSDVAPILGVLNSTAREAIAADGDLQELGEGLVEICETLLRYDESWLSASNEGEVFWDEGEAGDYVNELFNDSGERYGADLDISSAAGLNQSFSIPVTRNVIVMLTVAYEGEVPDLETDLSNIPALKDALKALINLHYKEKLRAIQVHFSPAQLGDELTNDHLFQYYPELIPL; encoded by the coding sequence ATGCGAGCGTTTAATAAAATGATGGGTCGGACTCGCTTTGTGGTTTGTCGCTTATTTTTGCATTTAGCCGGGTCTGATGTCGCACCAATCCTGGGAGTATTAAATAGTACAGCACGGGAAGCGATCGCGGCGGATGGTGACCTGCAAGAATTAGGAGAAGGATTAGTAGAAATTTGCGAAACCCTCTTGCGATACGATGAATCCTGGCTTTCTGCATCCAATGAAGGTGAAGTATTTTGGGATGAAGGTGAGGCGGGAGATTACGTCAATGAACTATTTAACGACTCTGGCGAACGTTACGGTGCAGACCTTGACATCAGTTCCGCTGCTGGTTTAAATCAATCATTTTCTATTCCTGTAACCCGCAACGTTATTGTCATGCTGACTGTAGCTTATGAAGGCGAAGTTCCCGATTTGGAAACTGACCTGTCCAACATCCCAGCCTTAAAGGATGCTTTAAAAGCTTTGATCAATTTGCACTATAAAGAAAAATTGCGCGCCATTCAGGTACATTTCTCTCCAGCGCAGTTAGGCGATGAACTGACTAATGATCATCTCTTCCAATATTACCCAGAATTAATTCCTTTGTAA
- the mgtA gene encoding magnesium-translocating P-type ATPase: MTRIRTKGSSYRHHQVDEIRLSMRVVEEAGSSVKQVLRVLSSNRKGLTEDDALSRAKKYGKNVVSHEKPPIWYQQLFQAFNNPFIYILLGLAVVSFFTQEMEATIILTVMIVVSGVLRFVQEYRSTQAAEKLKAMVSTTATVMRRDRLDLPGRRRELPIEELVPGDIIYLAAGDMIPADVRLLSSKNLFVSQAVLTGESLPIEKYDTLGNIVEKNADVIVHDQVSFLDTPTICFMGTNIVSGTAVAIVVATGDRTYFGSLAKNIVGKQTLTSFDQGINGVTWLLISFMAVMVTIVFLINGIAKGNWVDAFFFAISIAVGLTPEMLPMIITANLARGAVVMAKQKVIVKHLNAIQNFGAMDVLCTDKTGTLTQDKIILERHLDIAGNPDETALKYGYLNSYYQTGLKNLLDLAVLENVELKTQLRPAKDYRKVDEIPFDFIRRRMSVVVEEQGYTHSQNHTLICKGAVEEIFDICSHAKYLDEIVPIHEFVRRNGMRVNHILNEEGFRVIAVAYKQIPIPQDNIPNYSAKDESNLTLVGYLAFLDPPKASASAAIKALQEHGVTVKIITGDNDIVTRKICREVDLHVHHVLLGRELEDLSDEELADLVDTTTVFAKMSPLQKARIIRILQRKGHTVGYMGDGINDAAALRDADVGISVDTAVDIAKESADIILLEKNLMVLEQGVIEGRRTFGNILKYLNMTASSNFGNVFSVMGASAFLPFLPMQPIQLLIQNLLYDISQITIPFDNVDPEFLKKPQKWKIPNVGRFMIFIGPVSSIFDFATYALMWFVFNANTTDPGDIQLFNSGWFIEGLLSQTLIIHMIRTARWPFFQSTAALPVILLTVMIMAMGMFVPFTPLGSALGMVPLPMSYFPWLVAILTCYCLVTQLIKVWYIRKFKMWL; the protein is encoded by the coding sequence ATGACTAGGATTCGTACCAAAGGGTCTTCCTATCGTCACCACCAAGTCGATGAAATACGTTTATCGATGCGGGTTGTAGAAGAAGCTGGTAGCAGTGTCAAGCAGGTACTCCGGGTTTTAAGTAGTAACAGAAAGGGCTTGACAGAAGATGATGCACTATCAAGAGCCAAAAAATACGGTAAGAATGTTGTTAGTCACGAAAAACCACCAATTTGGTATCAGCAATTATTCCAAGCCTTCAATAACCCCTTTATTTATATTCTGCTAGGGTTAGCAGTTGTTTCCTTTTTCACCCAAGAGATGGAAGCAACAATTATTCTCACCGTGATGATTGTCGTCAGTGGGGTGCTGCGGTTTGTGCAAGAATATCGCTCTACCCAAGCGGCTGAAAAACTCAAAGCAATGGTTAGCACCACGGCTACAGTCATGCGACGCGATCGCTTGGATTTACCCGGTAGGCGGAGAGAACTTCCCATTGAAGAATTAGTCCCAGGAGATATCATTTACTTAGCGGCTGGAGATATGATTCCGGCTGATGTGCGGCTACTTTCCTCAAAAAATTTATTTGTGAGTCAAGCCGTTCTGACTGGTGAATCTTTACCCATAGAGAAATATGACACCCTGGGCAATATTGTCGAAAAAAATGCCGATGTCATAGTTCATGACCAAGTTAGCTTCCTGGACACCCCCACAATCTGCTTTATGGGGACAAATATTGTCAGTGGGACAGCCGTAGCCATAGTTGTAGCCACAGGCGATCGCACTTATTTTGGTTCATTAGCTAAGAATATAGTCGGCAAACAGACATTAACCAGTTTTGATCAAGGAATCAATGGCGTTACTTGGTTACTGATTTCCTTTATGGCAGTCATGGTAACAATTGTATTCTTAATTAACGGCATTGCTAAAGGTAATTGGGTTGATGCCTTCTTCTTTGCAATTTCTATCGCCGTCGGTTTAACCCCAGAAATGTTACCGATGATTATCACTGCTAACTTAGCACGGGGAGCAGTAGTCATGGCCAAGCAAAAGGTAATCGTTAAACACCTGAATGCGATCCAAAACTTTGGGGCAATGGATGTGCTATGTACCGATAAAACAGGTACACTTACCCAAGACAAAATTATTCTAGAACGGCATTTAGATATTGCAGGTAATCCCGATGAAACAGCCCTGAAATATGGCTACCTGAACAGCTACTACCAAACTGGCTTAAAGAACCTCCTAGATTTAGCAGTCCTAGAAAATGTCGAACTCAAAACCCAGTTAAGACCAGCCAAAGATTATCGCAAAGTCGATGAAATTCCCTTTGACTTTATCCGTCGCCGGATGTCTGTTGTCGTGGAAGAACAAGGATATACACATTCACAGAACCATACTTTGATTTGTAAAGGTGCAGTTGAAGAAATCTTCGATATCTGTTCCCATGCTAAATATTTAGATGAAATTGTCCCCATTCATGAATTTGTGCGGCGAAATGGGATGCGTGTTAACCACATTCTCAATGAAGAAGGGTTTCGTGTCATTGCTGTAGCTTATAAACAAATACCCATTCCCCAAGACAATATCCCCAACTACAGTGCCAAAGATGAGTCTAATTTAACTTTAGTGGGTTATCTGGCTTTCCTCGACCCACCCAAAGCTAGTGCCTCAGCGGCTATCAAAGCTTTACAAGAGCATGGAGTTACAGTCAAAATCATTACAGGTGATAACGATATTGTCACCCGCAAAATTTGCCGAGAAGTTGATTTACACGTTCATCATGTTCTTTTGGGTAGGGAATTAGAAGACTTGAGCGATGAAGAACTAGCAGACCTTGTGGATACCACCACAGTTTTTGCTAAAATGTCACCCTTACAAAAAGCCCGAATTATCCGAATTTTGCAACGAAAAGGGCATACTGTTGGCTACATGGGTGATGGAATTAACGATGCAGCAGCTCTCAGAGATGCCGATGTGGGGATTTCCGTTGATACTGCTGTCGATATAGCCAAAGAATCCGCAGATATCATCCTCCTAGAGAAAAATCTCATGGTACTAGAGCAGGGTGTGATCGAAGGTCGCCGTACTTTTGGTAACATACTCAAATACTTAAATATGACTGCTAGTTCCAACTTTGGTAATGTCTTCAGTGTTATGGGTGCAAGTGCATTTTTACCCTTCTTACCGATGCAGCCCATTCAACTTTTAATCCAAAACCTGCTGTACGACATTTCTCAAATTACCATTCCTTTTGATAATGTAGATCCAGAATTCCTGAAAAAACCGCAAAAATGGAAAATCCCCAATGTTGGGCGCTTTATGATTTTTATTGGGCCTGTGAGTTCCATCTTTGATTTTGCCACTTATGCTTTAATGTGGTTCGTTTTTAATGCCAATACAACAGATCCAGGAGATATTCAACTTTTCAATTCTGGATGGTTTATCGAAGGTTTACTGTCCCAAACTTTAATTATCCACATGATTCGCACTGCTAGATGGCCTTTCTTCCAAAGCACAGCAGCTTTGCCTGTCATACTTTTAACAGTCATGATCATGGCTATGGGAATGTTTGTACCCTTCACACCACTGGGATCAGCTTTAGGTATGGTTCCCTTACCAATGAGTTATTTCCCCTGGTTAGTTGCTATTTTAACCTGCTACTGCTTGGTGACACAGTTGATCAAAGTTTGGTACATCCGCAAATTCAAAATGTGGCTGTAA
- a CDS encoding NIL domain-containing protein — translation MKKRVTLTFPKRAIQMPITYLLAKEFNVAANIIRAQVAPNQIGKLVVELSGDIDRLDEAIEWMRSRHISVSHNLGEIVIDEDVCVHCGLCTGVCPTEALSLHPETYKLTFTRSRCIVCEQCIPTCPVQAISTNL, via the coding sequence GTGAAAAAACGAGTTACTCTCACTTTTCCCAAACGCGCTATTCAAATGCCAATTACTTACCTACTGGCAAAAGAATTTAATGTCGCCGCCAATATTATCCGCGCCCAAGTTGCACCAAACCAAATTGGTAAACTGGTGGTAGAATTATCGGGAGATATTGATCGGCTAGATGAAGCGATTGAATGGATGCGATCGCGCCATATCAGTGTTTCCCATAATTTAGGTGAAATTGTCATTGATGAAGATGTCTGTGTTCACTGTGGTTTGTGTACTGGGGTTTGCCCGACGGAAGCCCTCAGCTTACACCCAGAAACATACAAGTTGACATTCACGCGATCGCGTTGTATCGTCTGTGAGCAATGTATTCCTACTTGTCCGGTACAGGCAATTTCGACTAATTTGTAA
- a CDS encoding GAF domain-containing protein: protein MEFTVESTSLQPIFNQENLLHRITNQIRRSLELQEILAATVDEVRLFLATDRVMVYRFDADSSGEVIAESIHEQRLPSLLGLHFPANDIPAEAREMFLTARQRSIVDVPGGKIGLSPLKSGKTGKYIPTANIHYRQIDPCHIQYLKAMGVQSSLVVPILHQDPAVKPAKRQLWGLLVSHHSQPRTILKRELKVVQQVADQVTIAIAQSNLLTEARTQQKREATINRVTTLLHQLPTIQLQEALEEVITAFSGIGGRIYIDASGETYTSGEQPQLPYHLEHTTIEKHPVWQNWIGEFQPGHIWAITDLYKEPRLQVLATAFQSTQIRGLLVIPLYDRQNFLGVISIFRPAYDSEILWAGRHDSNQRQRLPRRSFALWREERKGETREWKPEEISLGKDLSYHFSMAIHQQRMYQQVQLLNTNLECRVQEQTAELEKSLLLTKAIKQVTEQIRSTLDLKTTLQAIVKEVRPLLNSDRVVIYQMRDELGGKVIVEEINGQWPSVLGINAPLGCFPDHTADLYFRGRTRAINNVATEVLSDCHQEFLQSMQVQANLVVPINISHKLWGLLIVHQCHAPRNWQNAEIDLLQQLADQAAIAIQQAQLYEQSCNAEIQAKAKAAQLEQALLELQETQAKLIQTEKMSSLGQLVAGVAHEINNPVNFIYGNLSHANDYIQQLLELLNLYKLCYPHPNEQIHSLIEMIDLDFLVQDLPKTISSMQIGTDRIRSIVLSLRNFSRLDEADIKPVNIHEGIENTLLILQHRLKASADFISIEIIKNYANLPRIECFAGQMNQVFMNLISNAIDALEECRITVKGENVFPKPTIWISTQISTDQSRLLIRIADNGMGINEEVQKRIFDPFFTTKSVGKGTGLGLAISYQIIVEKHGGSMECISEIGKGTEFLIEIPIQGFRHMNGAENVHNF, encoded by the coding sequence ATGGAATTTACTGTTGAATCCACAAGTTTGCAGCCAATTTTCAACCAGGAAAATTTACTGCATCGGATCACAAATCAGATCAGGCGATCGCTGGAACTTCAAGAGATATTAGCCGCTACTGTTGACGAAGTGCGTTTATTTTTGGCTACAGACAGAGTAATGGTGTATAGATTTGATGCTGATAGTAGCGGTGAAGTCATTGCTGAATCTATTCATGAACAGCGTTTACCATCGTTATTAGGGTTGCACTTCCCAGCAAATGATATCCCGGCAGAAGCTAGAGAGATGTTTCTCACCGCAAGGCAACGTTCAATAGTAGATGTTCCTGGTGGAAAAATCGGACTATCACCACTGAAGTCAGGAAAAACAGGCAAATACATCCCAACAGCGAATATTCACTATCGGCAGATAGACCCGTGTCATATTCAATACTTAAAAGCCATGGGAGTACAGTCTTCCCTGGTTGTACCAATATTACATCAAGATCCAGCAGTCAAACCAGCAAAGCGGCAACTGTGGGGATTATTAGTATCGCATCACAGCCAACCGCGCACGATTTTGAAGCGGGAACTAAAAGTAGTGCAACAAGTTGCGGATCAGGTAACGATCGCGATCGCTCAAAGTAACTTACTCACCGAAGCCCGTACCCAGCAAAAGCGAGAAGCCACAATTAACAGAGTTACCACGTTGCTGCATCAACTACCCACAATTCAATTACAAGAGGCACTAGAAGAAGTTATTACCGCATTTAGTGGCATAGGTGGGAGAATTTATATTGATGCCAGTGGTGAAACCTACACATCAGGCGAACAGCCACAACTACCCTATCATTTAGAACACACCACCATTGAAAAACATCCAGTGTGGCAAAACTGGATAGGAGAATTTCAACCAGGTCATATTTGGGCAATTACTGACCTCTACAAAGAACCACGTTTGCAAGTTTTGGCTACAGCATTCCAATCAACTCAGATTCGTGGACTCCTTGTAATTCCTCTATATGACCGTCAAAATTTTCTGGGTGTGATCAGCATTTTTCGTCCTGCATATGATAGCGAAATTTTGTGGGCAGGACGGCATGATTCAAATCAGCGCCAAAGATTACCTCGACGTTCCTTTGCACTTTGGCGAGAAGAAAGAAAGGGAGAGACAAGGGAATGGAAACCAGAAGAAATTTCCCTGGGGAAAGATTTGTCCTATCACTTTTCAATGGCAATTCACCAGCAGCGAATGTACCAACAGGTGCAGTTGCTAAATACAAACTTAGAATGTCGGGTACAAGAACAAACTGCGGAACTAGAAAAATCATTACTGCTAACCAAAGCAATTAAGCAAGTCACCGAGCAAATTCGCAGCACATTGGACTTGAAAACTACCTTGCAAGCCATTGTTAAAGAAGTTCGTCCCCTACTAAATTCAGACCGAGTAGTAATTTATCAAATGAGGGATGAATTGGGTGGCAAAGTCATTGTAGAAGAAATCAATGGACAGTGGCCATCGGTGTTAGGAATTAACGCACCACTAGGATGCTTTCCTGATCACACAGCGGATTTATACTTTCGGGGCAGAACTAGGGCAATTAACAATGTTGCCACAGAGGTTTTAAGTGATTGTCATCAAGAGTTTTTGCAAAGTATGCAAGTGCAAGCTAACTTAGTCGTGCCGATCAATATTAGTCATAAACTCTGGGGATTATTGATTGTACATCAATGTCATGCCCCCAGAAACTGGCAGAATGCAGAAATTGACTTACTGCAACAGCTAGCCGACCAAGCAGCGATCGCTATTCAACAAGCCCAACTCTACGAACAAAGCTGTAATGCCGAAATCCAAGCCAAGGCTAAAGCTGCACAATTAGAACAGGCTTTGTTGGAACTGCAAGAAACCCAGGCAAAATTGATTCAAACTGAAAAAATGTCGAGTTTAGGGCAGTTAGTAGCAGGTGTAGCCCACGAAATCAACAACCCAGTTAACTTTATCTACGGCAACTTATCCCACGCCAATGACTATATCCAACAACTACTAGAACTATTAAATCTTTATAAGTTGTGCTATCCCCACCCCAATGAGCAAATTCACTCATTAATTGAAATGATTGATTTAGACTTTTTGGTGCAAGACTTACCAAAAACTATTTCTTCAATGCAAATTGGCACTGATCGTATTCGTTCAATAGTCTTATCATTACGCAACTTTTCCCGTTTAGATGAAGCGGACATTAAGCCTGTTAATATACATGAAGGTATCGAAAATACTTTATTAATTTTACAACATCGGCTCAAAGCAAGTGCTGATTTTATTAGTATTGAAATTATTAAAAATTATGCTAATTTACCCCGCATCGAATGTTTTGCCGGTCAGATGAACCAAGTATTTATGAATCTTATTAGTAATGCTATTGATGCCTTAGAAGAATGTAGAATCACGGTCAAGGGAGAGAATGTTTTTCCTAAACCTACAATTTGGATTTCTACTCAAATTTCCACAGACCAATCTCGTCTGTTAATTCGCATTGCTGATAACGGTATGGGAATTAATGAAGAAGTCCAAAAGCGAATTTTTGACCCATTTTTCACTACCAAGTCAGTTGGTAAGGGTACAGGACTAGGACTAGCAATTAGCTATCAGATTATTGTAGAAAAACATGGTGGCTCAATGGAGTGTATCTCAGAAATAGGCAAAGGTACAGAATTTTTGATTGAGATTCCTATTCAAGGCTTCCGTCACATGAATGGGGCTGAAAATGTACATAATTTCTGA
- a CDS encoding NADAR family protein, which yields MTIYFYKVWQPYGCFSNFSRHGIQIQDTYWSTVEHYYQAQKFVGSVDAVIIPVIHAAETPEEAAALGRCRTRQLRPDWEIVKTKVMREAVLKKFLTHLDIKEMLLATGNETLVENSPNDYFWGCGAEKTGQNHLGKILMGVRAEILQSRVFTVISGEIKLD from the coding sequence ATGACCATATATTTTTACAAGGTGTGGCAGCCTTATGGCTGTTTTTCTAATTTTTCTCGCCACGGCATCCAAATCCAGGATACTTATTGGTCAACTGTGGAACATTATTATCAAGCGCAAAAGTTTGTCGGCAGTGTGGATGCAGTTATTATACCCGTGATTCATGCTGCCGAAACCCCAGAAGAAGCTGCGGCTTTGGGACGTTGCCGTACTCGCCAACTCCGTCCAGACTGGGAGATTGTCAAAACTAAAGTCATGCGAGAAGCTGTACTAAAAAAATTTCTCACTCATCTGGATATTAAAGAAATGTTGCTCGCTACTGGTAATGAGACACTGGTAGAAAATTCCCCAAATGATTATTTCTGGGGCTGTGGTGCCGAAAAAACTGGTCAAAACCATCTTGGTAAAATCCTCATGGGTGTACGTGCAGAAATTCTCCAATCACGAGTTTTTACAGTAATTTCAGGAGAAATTAAGTTAGATTAA
- a CDS encoding prephenate/arogenate dehydrogenase — translation MNIGILGLGLIGGSLGYDLRSQGHHVLGVSRRSSTCETAIALGSVDEASVDMSLLAAAEVVFICTPIALIIPQLQQLIHYLPVTTVITDVGSVKTPIVQAIAPLWENFIGGHPMAGTTDSGIEAAQRHLFVGRPYVLTPDSTTPKTAISLVEEIVRSLGANLYYCPPEQHDRAVSLISHLPVMISSSLIATCMGETDHQVLQLAQNLASSGFRDTSRVGGGNPELGVMMAQYNRQALLNSLQQYRQNLDELTHLIEQSDWTALKLKLQSTGKARPKFVE, via the coding sequence ATGAACATTGGTATTTTAGGACTGGGATTGATTGGCGGTTCTTTGGGATATGATTTGCGATCGCAAGGTCATCATGTTTTAGGAGTTAGTCGCCGTTCGTCTACCTGTGAAACAGCGATCGCTTTAGGTAGCGTCGATGAAGCATCTGTTGACATGAGCCTGTTAGCAGCCGCAGAGGTGGTTTTTATTTGTACTCCTATTGCCCTGATTATTCCCCAATTGCAGCAGCTGATTCATTATTTGCCTGTAACTACGGTGATCACTGATGTTGGTTCAGTGAAAACACCCATAGTCCAGGCGATCGCGCCTCTGTGGGAGAATTTCATTGGTGGTCACCCGATGGCGGGAACCACAGATAGTGGCATAGAAGCGGCACAACGGCATTTATTTGTGGGTAGACCCTATGTCCTCACACCAGATTCTACAACACCAAAGACAGCAATTTCACTGGTAGAAGAAATAGTGCGATCGCTTGGGGCTAATCTTTATTATTGCCCGCCAGAGCAACATGACCGAGCTGTGAGCTTGATTTCCCATTTACCTGTAATGATCAGCTCGTCCTTGATTGCTACTTGCATGGGTGAAACTGATCACCAAGTCCTGCAATTAGCCCAAAATCTCGCTAGTTCAGGTTTTCGGGATACCAGCCGTGTCGGTGGTGGTAATCCCGAATTAGGGGTAATGATGGCGCAGTATAACCGCCAAGCATTGCTGAATTCATTACAACAATATCGCCAAAACCTCGATGAATTAACTCACTTAATTGAGCAGTCAGATTGGACAGCTTTAAAATTAAAGTTGCAATCAACAGGGAAAGCCAGACCAAAATTTGTTGAGTAA